One Bdellovibrio bacteriovorus str. Tiberius DNA segment encodes these proteins:
- the fumC gene encoding class II fumarate hydratase produces MAEGGFRIEKDTMGEVKVPADRFWGAQTQRSTENFRIGGDRFPREMIRALGILKKSAAITNEKLGLLDPKKATVIVKAADEVIAGKLDAHFPLVVWQTGSGTQTNMNANEVIANRAMDMMGIKLPSKEVHPNDDVNKGQSSNDTFPTAMHIAVGEQVHHRLIPMLEKLHKALENKQKEFKDIVKIGRTHLMDATPLTLGQEFSGYSTQVKHSIQRVKNTLPHLYELALGGTAVGTGLNTHPKFAVEAAAEIARETGIAFVSAENKFEALAAHDALVEVSGALNSVAVSLMKIGNDIRLLGSGPRCGIGELHLPENEPGSSIMPGKVNPTQSEAMTMVCAQVMGNHVAATIGGATGHFELNVFKPVIVFNVLNSVRLLADAAESFTDHCVVGIEANRKQIQKHLEQSLMLVTALNPHIGYDNAAKIAKTAHKNGTTLREEAINLGLLSGEEFDRIVKPEQMVGAADAGRGA; encoded by the coding sequence ATGGCAGAGGGCGGATTCAGAATCGAAAAAGACACCATGGGTGAAGTGAAAGTTCCCGCAGACAGGTTCTGGGGGGCGCAGACCCAAAGGTCCACGGAAAACTTCCGCATTGGGGGCGATCGTTTCCCACGCGAAATGATCCGGGCCCTGGGGATTTTGAAAAAGTCCGCCGCCATCACTAACGAAAAATTAGGCCTGCTTGATCCGAAGAAAGCCACGGTCATTGTGAAGGCCGCTGATGAAGTGATCGCGGGGAAGCTTGATGCGCACTTTCCATTGGTGGTGTGGCAGACTGGTTCCGGCACACAGACCAACATGAATGCCAATGAAGTGATCGCCAATCGTGCGATGGACATGATGGGCATCAAACTTCCCAGCAAGGAAGTTCATCCCAATGATGATGTGAACAAAGGCCAGTCGTCGAATGATACCTTCCCAACGGCGATGCACATTGCCGTGGGCGAGCAAGTTCATCATCGTCTGATTCCCATGCTGGAAAAGCTGCATAAAGCTTTGGAAAACAAACAGAAGGAATTCAAAGACATCGTGAAAATCGGTCGCACCCACTTGATGGATGCAACCCCGCTGACGCTGGGACAGGAGTTTTCCGGTTACAGCACCCAGGTAAAACACTCGATCCAACGAGTGAAAAACACCTTGCCGCATCTGTATGAGCTGGCACTGGGCGGGACTGCCGTGGGAACTGGTTTGAATACGCATCCGAAGTTTGCTGTTGAAGCTGCTGCTGAAATCGCCCGCGAGACGGGGATTGCCTTTGTTTCTGCGGAAAACAAGTTTGAGGCTCTGGCAGCACATGACGCTTTGGTGGAAGTCAGCGGAGCGCTGAACTCGGTCGCGGTGTCTTTGATGAAAATTGGGAACGACATCCGCCTGCTGGGTTCGGGCCCGCGCTGCGGGATCGGAGAGCTGCATTTGCCGGAAAATGAACCGGGAAGTTCCATCATGCCGGGCAAGGTGAACCCCACCCAGAGCGAGGCCATGACCATGGTCTGTGCCCAAGTGATGGGAAACCACGTCGCTGCCACAATTGGCGGGGCGACCGGGCACTTTGAGCTGAACGTATTTAAGCCCGTTATCGTGTTCAATGTTCTGAATTCCGTGCGCTTGCTGGCGGACGCCGCAGAATCCTTTACCGATCACTGCGTGGTGGGCATTGAAGCCAACCGTAAACAGATTCAGAAGCATCTGGAGCAGTCTTTGATGCTGGTGACGGCACTGAATCCTCACATTGGCTATGACAATGCAGCCAAAATTGCCAAAACTGCCCATAAAAACGGCACAACACTGCGCGAAGAAGCCATCAATCTTGGACTGCTCTCTGGCGAAGAATTTGATAGGATAGTAAAACCGGAACAGATGGTTGGCGCCGCGGACGCGGGCAGAGGCGCGTAG
- a CDS encoding ParA family protein, producing the protein MSTLAQQEFCITLSDLASFMEIPPNQIKAKAEKTLQRKIKSPWLLPEEARQLLLAEGYKYPHKVISIQMLKGGVAKTTSVLNMGLRAAMYGARVLFVDLDQQANLSFALGVEDESLPVWVDVVEKKKSIDECVRFIEPHVDLIPSSLNNSVLDRVLLNSNRNWSLAVKSPLEKIKHRYDLILIDTAPALSATNTAVTVASDEVILPVNPDKFAFMGLQKNLSELEDIRSDFSLEFSRKVLFTKFDGREKFSHELLQKCIESFEDSLMKGYIRTSAEVKNTVRSGKSLYAGKSPIKADYDFVTREMLGFV; encoded by the coding sequence ATGTCCACTTTGGCGCAACAGGAGTTTTGCATTACTCTCAGCGATTTGGCCTCGTTCATGGAGATTCCTCCAAATCAAATCAAAGCCAAGGCTGAAAAAACTCTGCAACGAAAAATTAAATCCCCGTGGCTGCTTCCCGAAGAAGCCCGTCAGTTGTTGCTGGCTGAAGGTTACAAATATCCTCACAAGGTGATTTCCATCCAGATGCTCAAGGGTGGGGTGGCGAAGACCACATCCGTGCTGAACATGGGCCTGCGAGCCGCGATGTACGGAGCACGCGTGCTGTTTGTGGATTTGGATCAACAGGCCAATTTGAGTTTTGCTTTGGGTGTCGAGGACGAATCCCTTCCTGTTTGGGTGGATGTCGTCGAAAAAAAGAAAAGCATCGACGAGTGTGTGCGCTTTATCGAGCCGCATGTTGATTTGATTCCGTCCAGCCTGAACAATTCAGTTTTGGACCGGGTGTTGCTGAACTCCAACCGTAACTGGTCTTTGGCGGTGAAATCTCCGCTGGAAAAAATCAAACACCGCTATGACCTGATCCTGATCGACACGGCTCCAGCCCTTAGTGCCACGAACACGGCCGTGACTGTGGCTTCGGACGAGGTGATTTTGCCGGTGAATCCGGACAAGTTCGCCTTTATGGGGCTGCAAAAGAACCTCAGCGAACTGGAAGACATCCGCAGCGACTTCAGTCTGGAGTTCTCGCGTAAAGTTCTCTTTACCAAGTTCGATGGACGTGAGAAGTTCAGTCATGAGCTTTTACAAAAGTGCATAGAGTCTTTTGAGGACTCGCTGATGAAAGGATATATTCGAACATCAGCCGAGGTGAAAAATACCGTGCGCTCCGGTAAAAGTCTTTATGCCGGAAAGTCTCCGATCAAAGCTGACTATGATTTTGTAACCCGCGAAATGTTGGGATTTGTTTAA
- a CDS encoding PAS domain-containing protein gives MKRPTPTQSESPFGFDEFFFSTTDKRGVIRYGNDVFVRVSVYPKETMLGAPHSLIRHPDMPRAVFKEFWNFLNQGKAVGAYVKNLAGNGSYYWVYAFAFPIGDGYLSVRFKPSSELFSVVQGLYADVLAFEQQEHSLEESHQYLLAKIQKAGFTDYENFMMKAVMEELKSRAAQVLESETRSSSAHGAGQITAVTSSATRKLNDVFDKLRDFQGANQSLDGAMGRLDQGFQQLKFISINMKIAAAKFGEMAASLGVVSHEFSVLSGTIEKHLGGLAGFVQELSGVIQKCVLRAAALNVQMLMVDFFVRESIAKLASSENAFDEMLQNQKAFSDLFAQYCQNLDKEFSELKKSLSAISFEMLEVAKFVTGLEVVRQMGAIESARTTEIKNSFTHYLEAMDDFIQLLRESTGEIGRGVTSLTSNSEFIVSSIRNISGNVDQIFALASSSQEQQKAG, from the coding sequence ATGAAACGTCCAACGCCCACTCAGTCTGAAAGCCCCTTTGGCTTCGATGAATTCTTTTTCTCCACTACCGACAAACGGGGCGTGATCAGGTACGGAAACGATGTCTTCGTGCGTGTCAGCGTTTATCCGAAAGAAACCATGCTGGGGGCCCCGCACAGTCTGATTCGTCATCCTGACATGCCACGGGCCGTGTTTAAGGAATTCTGGAATTTCCTGAATCAGGGAAAAGCGGTGGGTGCTTATGTGAAGAATCTAGCCGGTAACGGCAGCTATTACTGGGTCTATGCTTTCGCGTTCCCGATTGGCGACGGATACCTGTCCGTGCGCTTTAAGCCCTCTTCCGAACTGTTCTCGGTCGTGCAGGGGCTTTATGCCGACGTTCTGGCTTTTGAGCAGCAAGAGCACAGCCTGGAGGAATCACATCAGTATCTGCTGGCGAAAATCCAGAAAGCTGGCTTCACGGACTATGAAAACTTCATGATGAAAGCCGTCATGGAAGAACTGAAGTCCCGCGCCGCGCAGGTGCTTGAATCAGAAACACGCTCGTCCTCGGCTCACGGTGCCGGACAGATTACCGCCGTCACCAGTTCCGCCACTCGTAAATTGAATGATGTCTTTGATAAGCTGCGGGATTTTCAAGGCGCCAATCAAAGCCTTGATGGTGCCATGGGCCGACTGGATCAGGGGTTTCAACAGCTTAAGTTTATTTCTATCAACATGAAAATTGCCGCAGCCAAGTTCGGTGAGATGGCGGCAAGTCTGGGCGTGGTTTCTCACGAGTTTTCGGTTTTGTCCGGTACGATTGAAAAACATCTGGGCGGACTTGCGGGCTTTGTTCAGGAGCTGTCGGGTGTGATTCAGAAGTGTGTGTTGCGGGCGGCGGCCTTGAATGTGCAGATGCTGATGGTGGACTTCTTTGTCCGTGAATCCATCGCAAAGCTGGCTTCATCAGAAAATGCCTTTGACGAAATGCTGCAGAATCAGAAGGCCTTTTCAGATCTGTTTGCCCAGTATTGCCAAAATCTGGATAAAGAGTTTTCTGAATTGAAGAAAAGCCTGTCTGCGATTTCCTTTGAAATGCTGGAAGTCGCCAAGTTTGTTACCGGCCTTGAAGTGGTTCGTCAGATGGGGGCGATTGAATCAGCCCGCACGACCGAGATCAAAAACAGCTTCACGCACTATCTGGAAGCCATGGATGATTTTATTCAGTTGCTGCGCGAAAGCACCGGCGAAATCGGCCGGGGAGTGACATCGCTGACTTCAAATTCCGAATTCATAGTGTCCTCGATTCGAAATATTTCTGGCAACGTGGATCAGATTTTTGCTCTGGCCTCTTCGTCGCAAGAGCAGCAGAAGGCCGGCTAA
- a CDS encoding DUF4010 domain-containing protein, with product MFFALSTLQVMGKVLSSFVGHRAGMLMTGFLGGMLSSTATTVRLAKDSHDTEGSQSVRMAAMQAAILAMLLQAIVLVGAGSIAALQVVSVHFLALFVITVVMIIVLWRRQSRPRHIATGPEKILDVWESLKLTVFIVLILAASRGAQAWMGNDGLMALTFVVSLFEVHGSLISTAQLLAADQVGLAQYERLVEMSLLASFVSKMFLISIMSSAPFKKRALLSLMPAVLFLVLHLFGWIHI from the coding sequence ATGTTCTTTGCTCTTTCAACACTGCAGGTGATGGGAAAGGTGTTGTCTTCCTTTGTCGGTCACCGCGCCGGAATGCTGATGACTGGTTTTCTTGGAGGCATGCTTTCAAGTACGGCCACCACGGTGCGACTGGCCAAAGACAGCCATGACACCGAAGGCTCCCAAAGTGTCAGGATGGCCGCAATGCAGGCGGCGATTCTGGCTATGCTGCTGCAGGCGATTGTGCTGGTCGGTGCAGGCAGTATCGCGGCCCTGCAAGTGGTGTCAGTGCATTTCCTGGCACTATTTGTAATAACAGTGGTGATGATCATTGTTCTATGGCGACGACAAAGCCGCCCGCGACATATTGCGACCGGCCCGGAAAAAATTCTGGATGTCTGGGAGTCACTGAAGCTGACTGTCTTTATCGTTCTGATTTTAGCCGCCAGCCGGGGGGCTCAAGCCTGGATGGGCAACGACGGTTTGATGGCATTAACCTTTGTGGTGTCGTTGTTTGAAGTTCATGGGTCATTGATTTCCACAGCCCAGCTTTTGGCAGCGGATCAGGTGGGGCTTGCTCAGTACGAGCGACTTGTCGAGATGTCCTTGCTGGCAAGTTTTGTATCAAAAATGTTTCTTATCTCCATCATGTCCAGTGCCCCATTTAAAAAGAGGGCACTTTTAAGTCTGATGCCCGCTGTACTGTTTTTGGTTTTGCATCTTTTTGGCTGGATTCATATTTAG
- a CDS encoding ATP-dependent helicase: protein MDWFKGLNPEQQKAVKHNFGPLLILAGAGSGKTTVLVSRTGRLISERVAQAQEICVLTFTNKAARELKHRVGAKLGSSGSGMWAGTFHSFGLQILRRFHKHAGLSPYFGIVDQSDCNAIVKDLIKDIKNSGKDKFDADKILNMINDRRTGMAPQTEAFDEYHEMVEVLTPKFTKRLEHLGVVDFEGLLIKPITLFKENPEILEKVQGMFTQVMVDEFQDTNRLQMDLIAQIVKSHNNIAVVGDDDQSIYGWRGAEVKNILNFPQEFTPCEVIKLERNYRSSAEILAVANAAISKNKNRHGKILRPQVAEDTGQLPELFILDREEDECEFVVTEILNFQRQGYSYKDMAVLYRSNTQGGLIESSLRRANVPYHISGGTSIFDRREIKDLMAYLKQALAPNEVSLRRIINVPSRGIGDTSIEKLSEFALKKRINFVDACRFWQEAGVQDKAGAAIDDLMMFIENLPKNILDFQVGSTPGAKMVQIFQDIGYREYVYGTAADPTSAEKKWMVVEILGRILDSFLGRRSYDVENIKSFVDCMLLRDDLSEEELENKVQLMTLHASKGLEFPVVILAGLEEDLLPHKNLGSDIDEERRLFYVGVTRAKKRLVMSRCQQRKKNGAVRPVAPSRFLLELPKELYTEFPLGARPVVGQEREDLVASFLSKLDSKLGTAKK from the coding sequence ATGGATTGGTTTAAGGGGCTTAACCCCGAACAACAAAAGGCCGTGAAGCACAACTTCGGGCCTTTGTTGATTTTGGCGGGTGCCGGTTCAGGCAAAACGACGGTTCTGGTTTCCAGAACAGGACGACTGATTTCAGAGCGTGTGGCACAGGCTCAGGAAATCTGCGTGCTTACTTTTACCAACAAAGCCGCGCGCGAGCTGAAACATCGCGTGGGCGCAAAGCTGGGAAGTTCCGGCTCGGGCATGTGGGCAGGGACTTTCCACTCGTTCGGATTGCAGATTTTGCGCCGGTTCCACAAACATGCGGGTCTTTCCCCGTATTTCGGCATTGTCGATCAAAGTGACTGCAATGCCATCGTCAAAGACTTGATCAAAGACATCAAAAACTCGGGCAAAGACAAGTTCGATGCCGACAAGATCCTGAACATGATCAATGACCGTCGCACGGGCATGGCCCCGCAGACGGAAGCTTTTGACGAATACCACGAGATGGTTGAAGTCCTGACGCCGAAATTCACCAAACGCCTGGAACATCTGGGGGTCGTGGATTTCGAAGGTCTTTTGATCAAACCAATTACTTTGTTCAAAGAAAATCCCGAGATTCTGGAAAAAGTGCAGGGCATGTTCACGCAAGTGATGGTCGATGAGTTCCAGGACACGAATCGTCTGCAGATGGACCTGATCGCGCAGATCGTGAAAAGCCACAACAACATCGCGGTGGTGGGTGATGATGATCAGTCGATTTACGGCTGGCGGGGGGCGGAAGTGAAGAACATCCTGAACTTCCCGCAGGAATTCACACCGTGTGAAGTGATCAAGCTTGAACGCAACTATCGGTCCTCCGCCGAAATTCTAGCGGTGGCGAATGCGGCGATTTCCAAGAATAAAAACCGTCACGGCAAGATCCTGCGCCCGCAGGTTGCTGAAGACACCGGTCAGTTGCCAGAGCTGTTCATTCTGGATCGTGAAGAGGACGAGTGTGAATTCGTCGTCACTGAAATTCTGAATTTCCAAAGACAGGGCTATTCCTATAAGGACATGGCCGTGCTTTATCGTTCCAACACACAAGGGGGCTTGATTGAGTCCTCGTTGCGTCGTGCGAACGTGCCTTATCATATCTCGGGCGGCACTTCGATCTTTGACCGTCGAGAAATCAAGGACCTGATGGCTTATTTAAAGCAAGCCCTGGCTCCGAATGAAGTGTCCCTTCGTCGTATCATCAACGTGCCTTCGCGCGGGATTGGTGACACTTCCATTGAAAAACTGAGTGAATTTGCACTGAAAAAACGTATCAACTTTGTCGATGCCTGCCGTTTCTGGCAAGAGGCGGGTGTGCAGGATAAAGCCGGCGCTGCGATCGATGATCTGATGATGTTCATTGAAAATCTTCCGAAAAACATCCTCGATTTCCAGGTGGGTTCAACCCCTGGGGCGAAGATGGTTCAGATCTTCCAGGATATTGGTTACCGTGAATACGTTTATGGAACGGCCGCAGATCCGACCAGTGCCGAGAAAAAGTGGATGGTCGTGGAAATTCTGGGGCGCATCCTGGATTCTTTCCTGGGTCGGCGTTCCTATGATGTTGAAAACATCAAGTCCTTCGTGGACTGCATGCTTTTGCGTGATGATCTGTCCGAAGAAGAACTGGAAAACAAAGTTCAGCTGATGACCTTGCACGCTTCCAAGGGACTTGAGTTCCCGGTGGTGATTTTGGCGGGCCTTGAAGAAGACCTTCTGCCGCACAAGAATCTGGGATCTGACATCGATGAAGAACGTCGTTTGTTTTATGTGGGCGTGACCCGCGCAAAAAAGCGTCTGGTGATGTCGCGCTGTCAGCAGCGCAAGAAGAACGGCGCCGTTCGTCCGGTGGCGCCTTCACGATTCCTGCTGGAGCTTCCTAAAGAGCTTTACACGGAATTCCCTCTGGGAGCTCGACCTGTGGTCGGGCAAGAACGCGAGGATTTAGTGGCAAGTTTCCTGTCCAAGCTTGATAGTAAACTTGGGACCGCAAAGAAATAA
- the ettA gene encoding energy-dependent translational throttle protein EttA, giving the protein MSQEIIYTMKGVSKVYPPQRYVLKDIYLSYFYGAKIGVLGLNGSGKSTLLRIMAGVDKDFLGEAFPSKTMKVGYFEQEPHLDDALTVKENIFAGMGELPKVMKEYNAINDKFSDPDLDPDEMNKLIEKQGALQEKLEALGAWDVDQKIEIVMDALRCPDGDLAVTNLSGGEKRRVALARLIMSEPDILLLDEPTNHLDAESVAWLEQYLSKFPGTVIAVTHDRYFLDNVAGWILELDRGEGIPWKGNYTSWLEQKDKRQANEAKDQARKARTLEKELDWIRQGAKARQAKSKARISNYENLLKEATPEKIQEMSIYIPPGPRLGDIVVEAHGITKAYNHKVLLDDVSFTIPKGAIVGVIGPNGVGKSTLFRMITGKEQPDSGTFKVGDTVKIAYVDQTRETLDPNKSIYEELSGGADVIQLGTREINARQYVSWFNFSGSDQQKKVGQLSGGERNRVNMAKILKEGANLLLLDEPTNDLDVNTMRALEEALLEFGGSAVVISHDRWFLDRVCTHIMAFEGDSKIEFYPGNFTEYEEDRKRRLGENAGPKRIRFKMV; this is encoded by the coding sequence ATGTCTCAAGAGATTATCTACACAATGAAGGGCGTAAGTAAAGTATATCCTCCACAAAGATATGTGTTGAAGGATATTTATCTTTCTTACTTCTATGGCGCCAAGATTGGTGTTTTGGGTCTGAACGGTTCTGGTAAATCCACTTTGCTCAGAATTATGGCAGGCGTGGACAAGGACTTCCTGGGTGAAGCTTTCCCTTCCAAGACAATGAAAGTCGGCTATTTCGAGCAAGAGCCTCATTTGGATGATGCACTGACAGTGAAAGAAAATATCTTCGCTGGCATGGGCGAACTGCCGAAAGTGATGAAAGAATACAACGCGATCAACGACAAGTTCTCTGACCCGGATCTGGATCCGGACGAGATGAACAAACTGATCGAAAAACAGGGCGCGCTTCAGGAAAAACTGGAAGCCCTTGGTGCCTGGGACGTCGATCAAAAGATCGAAATCGTGATGGACGCTCTTCGCTGTCCAGATGGTGATCTGGCGGTGACAAACCTTTCCGGAGGTGAAAAACGCCGTGTGGCTTTGGCCCGTTTGATCATGTCTGAACCAGATATTTTGCTTTTGGATGAGCCAACGAATCACCTGGATGCCGAATCGGTAGCGTGGCTTGAACAATATCTTTCCAAGTTCCCGGGAACTGTTATCGCAGTTACGCATGATCGTTACTTCCTGGACAACGTGGCAGGCTGGATCCTTGAGTTAGATCGCGGTGAAGGTATTCCTTGGAAAGGGAACTATACCTCCTGGTTGGAACAAAAAGACAAGCGTCAGGCGAACGAAGCCAAAGACCAGGCTCGCAAGGCCCGTACTTTGGAAAAAGAATTGGATTGGATCCGTCAGGGCGCGAAAGCCCGTCAGGCAAAATCCAAAGCTCGTATCTCCAACTACGAAAACCTGCTGAAAGAAGCAACGCCTGAAAAAATCCAGGAGATGTCCATCTACATCCCGCCAGGACCTCGTCTGGGCGATATCGTGGTGGAAGCTCATGGAATCACCAAAGCCTACAACCACAAAGTTCTTTTGGATGACGTGAGCTTCACGATTCCAAAAGGGGCGATCGTGGGTGTGATCGGGCCGAACGGTGTGGGTAAATCAACTTTGTTCCGCATGATCACGGGCAAAGAACAGCCTGATTCCGGCACATTCAAAGTCGGTGACACCGTGAAGATCGCCTATGTTGACCAGACTCGTGAAACCTTGGATCCGAACAAGTCCATTTACGAGGAATTGTCCGGTGGGGCTGATGTGATCCAGTTGGGCACGCGTGAAATCAATGCGCGTCAGTACGTTTCCTGGTTTAACTTCTCGGGTTCTGATCAGCAGAAAAAAGTGGGTCAGTTGTCCGGTGGTGAACGCAACCGTGTGAACATGGCAAAAATCCTGAAAGAAGGCGCGAACTTGTTGCTTCTGGATGAGCCGACGAATGATCTGGACGTAAACACCATGCGTGCGCTGGAAGAAGCGCTGCTGGAATTCGGTGGATCTGCTGTGGTGATCTCGCACGATCGTTGGTTCCTGGATCGCGTGTGCACGCACATCATGGCGTTCGAAGGTGATTCCAAGATTGAATTCTATCCTGGAAACTTCACCGAGTATGAAGAAGACCGCAAGCGCCGTCTGGGCGAAAATGCGGGACCAAAACGTATCCGCTTCAAAATGGTTTAA
- a CDS encoding BolA family protein, with the protein MSRESRIREILNQSLAPIELGVENESHMHSVPPNSETHFKVLVVSEAFEGKSRIDRQRMVNDLLKSELQTGLHALTQKALTPTEWASQKDTLNFVSPECLGGSKHDRRS; encoded by the coding sequence ATGTCCCGAGAATCCCGTATCCGCGAAATCCTAAACCAGTCCCTGGCTCCAATCGAGCTGGGGGTTGAAAACGAAAGCCACATGCACTCGGTGCCCCCAAACAGCGAAACTCATTTCAAAGTGCTGGTGGTATCAGAAGCCTTCGAAGGCAAATCCCGCATCGACCGCCAACGTATGGTGAACGATCTATTGAAGTCGGAACTTCAAACAGGCCTGCATGCTCTCACGCAAAAGGCTCTAACGCCGACCGAATGGGCGTCCCAAAAAGACACTCTGAACTTCGTTTCCCCAGAATGCCTTGGTGGCAGCAAGCACGATCGTCGTTCTTAG
- a CDS encoding RluA family pseudouridine synthase, with protein sequence MSRPPAPIQIPILEKSKHWLVINKPSGVSVHNDPPDVRTLLKKQLTPGTYQDIHPVHRLDKETSGLLLVGLDAETAANLSGQFQEHKVEKTYYALLRGELPVSTDWQEWNTPISDKAEGRKNPQGLLKDRVEARTLYKVLEANKYFSFVEVRLITGRQHQIRKHSVLIRHAIVGDTRYGEPKYNERMANIYQTKRMFLHAARMTVMINGYKHSFEAPLPPEFKEALKG encoded by the coding sequence ATGAGCCGCCCGCCTGCACCGATCCAAATCCCCATCCTTGAAAAATCCAAACACTGGCTGGTGATCAACAAACCTTCGGGCGTTTCTGTTCACAATGACCCACCCGATGTGCGCACGCTTTTAAAAAAACAACTGACACCGGGAACCTATCAGGACATTCACCCCGTGCATCGCCTGGACAAGGAAACCAGCGGCTTGTTGCTGGTGGGCCTGGATGCCGAAACTGCTGCCAATCTTTCCGGGCAGTTTCAGGAACACAAAGTTGAAAAGACTTATTACGCACTTTTGCGCGGCGAACTGCCCGTCAGCACCGATTGGCAGGAATGGAACACACCTATTTCCGACAAGGCCGAAGGACGCAAGAATCCACAAGGCCTTTTAAAAGACCGTGTGGAAGCCCGCACACTTTACAAAGTCCTTGAAGCCAACAAGTATTTTTCTTTCGTGGAAGTTCGTCTGATCACCGGACGTCAGCATCAGATTCGCAAGCATAGTGTTCTGATCCGTCATGCCATTGTGGGTGACACTCGTTATGGCGAGCCCAAGTACAACGAACGCATGGCCAACATCTATCAGACCAAGCGCATGTTTCTGCACGCTGCACGTATGACTGTCATGATTAATGGGTACAAGCACTCCTTTGAAGCCCCGCTGCCGCCGGAATTCAAAGAAGCGCTGAAAGGCTGA